The Candidatus Nitrosoglobus terrae genome segment GAATTGCTAATATTGCTGCTCCTTTGTTTGGTGGGTTTGCGGCAACAGGTGCAATTGCCCGCACCGCAACGAATATCCGTAACGGAGGGACTAGTCCGTTGGCTGGAATCGTGCACGCGCTAACTTTAATGTTAATTGTACTGTTTCTTGCGCCGTTGGCGGTTCATATTCCGCTTGCAGTCTTAGCTGCCATTTTGTTTATTGTTGCTTGGAATATGAGTGAAGCTAAGCGTTTTATCAAAATAGTGAAGCGTGCCCCACCGGCAGATGTGGTCATCTTATTAATCACCTTTGGATTGACGGTATTTGCTGATTTAATTGTAGCTGTCAATGTTGGAGTCATCCTAGCTACGCTTCATTTTCTACGCCGTATGGCGATGAGTGTTGATGTGCGGGAGGCGACAGAGCAGGAGTTACGTCGAGAATTTGCCCACAATGGTTTAGCAACCGTGTTACCTCTTGGGGTATTGGCCTATACAGTAGATGGCCCTTTTTTCTTTGGTGCGGTTGAGAACTTCGAGCGCGCCCTAGCAAATACGCATACTGAGCCACAGGTGCTGATTATTCGCCTTCGTTGGGTGCCTTTTATCGATATTACTGGACTTCAAAGCTTGGAGGAGGTCGTTGGCGATTTACAAAAACGTCAAGTGCGGGTCATGCTCACAGGTGCAAACAGCCGAGTGGAGGCTAAGCTTGAGAAGGCGGGAATTATTGAGCTTATAGGGCGGCATAATATCTTCAAAGAATTTAGTGAGGCAATTGCCGTATGCCAAAGTTTATCAAATCAAGAAAATAGCCAAAGTAATCCATAGAATGGAGAGTTGGCACGAAATCCTCTTTTCTGCGTTGGCCAAAGCCTTATTTATGGAGATGGAGTCAAGAAATTATCGGGTGTAGTTTCCTCTTAGATTTTTAAATTTAAGGTAAGTGTTTAGATATAAGTATTGCGTAGGGTTTGAGAGGGTGAGATTTGCAGCACTGAACGTGTGCCTAAAACTCCAGCAATACTGACCCCAAGGCTACCCGCTAACAGGCCAAATACTAATAGCCAACCATTAAAATGAAAGTCCATATGCAGTACGTGATGGGTCAGTAGATAGCCAATGGCCATTGCCCCTATTGCCGCTACTGCTCCAGCTATTGCCCCCAAGGAAATAAACTCTGCTACCAAAGCGCGTAAAATAGTGCCTTTGTTGGCGCCCAAAGTGCGAAATACGGCGCTTTCATAGAGTCGCTCATCATTCGTAGATTGAATAGCCGCTAACAGTACGGTTAATCCTGCTGCCACAGTAAAAATGAAGATAAATTCAACGGCTAAAGTGACTCGGTCAATGACGGTTCTGATCTGTTGCATCAACGCCGCAACGTCTAGGATAGTAATGCTGGGAAATGCTTGTACTAAAGTAGTGAGAAGAGGTTTTTTCTCCTCTGGTAAATAAAAGCTAGTCAAGTAAGTGCTAGGCTGATCACCCAGTAGCTGAGGAGATCCAATAACAAAAAAATTGGGATTAAATGAGCTCCATTCAACGGCACGTAGGCTCGTTACTTTTGCGATAATTCTTTTGCTAACCGTTTGAAAGGTAAGAAAATCACCAAGATGGATCCCTAATGTTTGTGCAAGGCCCAATTCTACTGAGAATTGCTCGGTACTTGTTTCTTGGGTAGACCACCAATGGCCGGCGATGATTCGGTTATCAGCTTGGAGATCATGAGACCAGGTTAGGTGAAATTCGTGTTTTACTAAATTCTGTGCTCGGCGATCGCTATAGTGTATAGCCTCTATAGGGGTATGGTTAATGGCAATTAAGCGGCCATTAATATTAGGATAAAGCTGAGAGGTGACTTGGTGATGCTGAGTGAAAAAAGCTTCAACAGCTTTGACTTGGCTAGGTTGAATGTTCACTGCAAAATGATTAGGAGCGTTTTGAGGTAGGCTAGCCTGCCAGCGGGCTAATAGATCGGATCGTACTGTAGTTAATAGCAGCATGACCATGATTCCAAGCCCTAAGGCAATGGTTTGTACGATACTGTTTCCTGCTCGGCGGGCCACACTGGCGAAACCGTAACGCCAAGCTATCCCGACTTGGGATCGTAGTAATTTTAATCCCTTGATAAGTAACCATGAACAGGTAGCCAAAATTAAAGCAGTAAAAACACTACCGCCAAGTACGTATAGGGTTAATGAAGTTTCCCCAGATTGCCAAGGCATCAGAGTAACCGCTGCAATAAGTGCACCTAAATAGATAATATAGGTGCGCTGGTGAGAGATCTCTCTATCATGGCGTAGTACCC includes the following:
- a CDS encoding ABC transporter permease translates to MKALIFSLAALKRDWRSGEIRLIAAALIIAVSAVTTVNFFVNRLHQAMEIEAGTVLGADLVIESRSPIPENLKHKAQTLGLETARTLSFRSMIPAGDRLQLAEVKAVEGHYPLRGDLMVGETPLVPPATTREIPAPGTAWIDSQLAQTLNQAVGSKIELGQLSLMVGKILLQEPDRGNQLFTIAPRLLMNLEDVERTGLLLPGSQIYYRLLLAGTHQELLRYKEWAKDHIPENAQMVSVGDNRPELQATLRQANQFLTLAALTSVFLAGIAIAIAARRYATRHQDNSAIMRCLGATQRFILQTYTLIMLWLGLITSLMGCLVAWLAQSLLAYLGSQFFGNLPPASLWPFFVGILTGLVALLGFALPPLIQLKEVPPARVLRHDREISHQRTYIIYLGALIAAVTLMPWQSGETSLTLYVLGGSVFTALILATCSWLLIKGLKLLRSQVGIAWRYGFASVARRAGNSIVQTIALGLGIMVMLLLTTVRSDLLARWQASLPQNAPNHFAVNIQPSQVKAVEAFFTQHHQVTSQLYPNINGRLIAINHTPIEAIHYSDRRAQNLVKHEFHLTWSHDLQADNRIIAGHWWSTQETSTEQFSVELGLAQTLGIHLGDFLTFQTVSKRIIAKVTSLRAVEWSSFNPNFFVIGSPQLLGDQPSTYLTSFYLPEEKKPLLTTLVQAFPSITILDVAALMQQIRTVIDRVTLAVEFIFIFTVAAGLTVLLAAIQSTNDERLYESAVFRTLGANKGTILRALVAEFISLGAIAGAVAAIGAMAIGYLLTHHVLHMDFHFNGWLLVFGLLAGSLGVSIAGVLGTRSVLQISPSQTLRNTYI